A window of Amaranthus tricolor cultivar Red isolate AtriRed21 chromosome 8, ASM2621246v1, whole genome shotgun sequence genomic DNA:
ATGATGATGTTGAGAAAATGACATTAGTAAAGAGTTTAGCTTCTGTAATTGTTGAATCTTCATTTGATGATAATGTTAAGGACAATAGTAGGCCTGAAATGGGTAGAATTGGGATGAAAAGGTTGTTGGAAATGCGTGCTAAGAAGAGAGTAAAGCAACACTATGTGAATGGGAAGTTTTATGATCTTTTTATGAAGGTTATTGCTGATCCTAAGACCCTTTTGGATGCTTATAATTGTATTAGAGTGAACTCAAATGTTGGCGTGGTGACATTGGAAAACGCGGGCATTTGTTTTGAGTCGTTGGCGGAAGATCTTGCAAATGATAGATTTGATGTGGAAGCTAATACTTTTAAAGTCTCGACGAGGGGTCGTGCAACAAAAGAATCCCTAGTTCTTCCTAACTTGAAATTGAAGGTAGTCCAAGAAGCTATGAGAATAGTTTTGGAAGTTGTTTATAGGCCTTACTTCTCAAAAATATCTCATGGTGGTCGAAATGGAAGAGGGCACTTATCGGCTTTTAAGTACATTTGTAAAGAGATATCTAATCCTGATTGGTGGTTTACCGTGCTTGTTAGTAAGAAGTTAGATAGTGTAGTACTTGCCAAATTGCTCTCGACAATAGAGGACAAAATTAACGACCACCGATTGTGCAAGATGATTCGTAGCATGTTTGATGCACAAGTACTTAATGTAGAATTCGGAGGCTTCCCGAAAGGTCATGGCCTGCCTCAAGAGGGAATATTGTCTCCTATATTGTTGAATATTTATCTTGGCCTATTTGATGATGAGTTCCATAGAATGTCAATGAGATATGAGGCTCTTGATTCTAGTTCCAAGCATGATGAAAAGGCGTCTCAGTCAAAGTTGAGAAGCTGGCTAAGGAGGCATATCAAATACAACGCGGAAAACCCAATAGACTGTGAGACTTCTGGTCTTAGAGTTTATTCTTGCCGCTTTATGGATGAAATATTCTTTGCTGTTTCTGGTTCCAAAGCGGCTGCAATTTCACTCAAATCTGAAGTTCAGAGTTACTTTCAAGGTTGTCTTCATTTAGATGTCCACTGCGACACAGAGATTGTGCAATGTAGTTCAGGCCAAGGTGTTCGTTTTGCTGGTGCACTTGTTCTTAGAATCATTAGAGATAGTCCAGCAGTAAGGGCAGTTCACAAGTTAAAGGAAAAGGTGAAATTGTTTGCCTTACAGAAACAAGAAATTTGGGATGCTGGGACAGCGCGAATAGGTAAGAAGTGGCTGGCTCACGGATTAAGGAAGGTTAAGGAGTCCGAGATTAAACATCTAGTTGATCATAACTCTCTTTTGAGCAAACTATCCTGCTATCGTAAAGTTGGCATGGAAACTGATCACTGGTATAAGCAGTTAATAAAGATTTGGCTGCAAGATGTACAAGCGAAAGCTGCAAGCAGTGAGGAATTTATCCTATCTAAGTACATTGCTGAACCGTCACTTCCGCCAATGCTTCGTGAATCATTTTATGAGTTTCAGAGGCTTGTTGAAGAATACAATTGTTCTGAAACTGAATCTCTTCGTTCTCTGTTGCCAAGCTGTGAACTATCTCAACAGAGTGAGGCCATAACAAAGGTTATCGCGCCTATCAATGTTCTAAAGAAACGTCTGTTAAGATATGGACTAGTCAATGATGAAGGATATGCCCATGGAGTTCGGGCTCTTATTTTACAGGATAGCAACCAAATAATAGATTGGTTTTCTGGTATTGGACATAGATGGCTGAGATGGTATAGTGACTCTGAAAATTTTGGCGAGTTAAAAATAATTGTTTCAGACCTGGTTAGGAAGTCCTGCATCCGCACACTGGCACTGAAGTATAGGATACATGAATCTGAAATAGAGAAATGTTTTGAGTCGCAGCTGAGCAGGATTTCACTTAGCTTGAATGTAGAGGATGGAAATTCTGAAGATACATTGGATTCTTGTGCTCACAATAATGACGAGGCATCGATGTATGGAATTCTTTATAGTGGCTTATGCCAACTGTCTTTAGCCAGGATGGTGAGCGAGTCCAGGCCATGTAACTGTTTTGTCACGGGTTGCTCAGCTGCTGCGCCGTGCGTTTACATTCTGCATGTGATGGAAAGACAGAAATTTCCTGGTTGGAATACAGGGTTTTCAAGTTGTATTCATTCAAGTTTGAATAGAAGACGAATTGGGCTGTGTAAACAGCACCTAAAAGATCTTTATATGGGTGATATATCACTTCAATCTATTGATTTTGGTTCCTGGAATTAGCTCTGAGTAGGAAAGGAGGTATTTCTATAGAAAATGGTTAATCATTTATCAAATTGATGAAATTAAGACACATAAAGGAGGCTTGATCTCAGGAAAGCTCAATGTCTTTTTAGGTACATAACTTGGTCCCCTGGCTCCTTTCTTTCTATTTACTTTCTATTGCAAATCACGTGTGTTCATTCTTGCTTGCCTTTTAATGAATCATTTTGTTCTATGCATCCATGATGGGTTTTAATCGAGTATCTGTATAGTAGAGAGTCATCTTGCAATGAGATACTTGCAATCTTGCATGTAAAAGCCATGTACCTTCAATTAATAACCCTAACAGAAGTGAATTCCTGTAAGTTGAATAATATTTCATAGGTACATGTTGCAGTAGAATTAATTCTTTATACCCTAGACGACAATTTCAatgctttttttcttttactattTACTATTTCTCTTATTGTTAATGGTATTTGCTTTAGGCTCTTCAATTTTTCTTGCTAAACTTGCCTCCTTTGGAGTTGGTTCTCAAAATCTCCTTAAATTTATCATTCCCTATCTCCCTTCAAATGTTAGCAATCTTGccacaatttttcttttaagtttgtGGTTCGTGAAAGATAAGCTCTATTGTGCTTTGAAAGCTCTCGAAAGTGTTTATTTTCTTGGCATATTTGAGAGAGGATTAGGTCATGCTCAGattgataataaatatttatggGAAAAATAAAAGTCGATTAAAAAAGCAAGactatttaaatataaatttatcatGATATAATTGTTGTAAAGGGGAGAAATAGTTGTAAAGCAATGGAGAAGGTGGAACAGATGAATTAGTCTCCTCCTTTTGAAGGTAAATATCAACCTTAGCGATATGGAGGGAAAATATGTCCTCCTTTTCCCTAAAATAAGGGTGACAATATTCCCTCATTCATCTTCCTCATACCATTttattcttttcatttatttccCTTTCAAATTTACCTATGCATACCTTTATATTtatagtttgacttttatttcttccttaaataTGTACCCTTGATACAAGCATATCCTTTGTATAAAATACCAttacccaatgccattaagtgtcTGCGAGGGTCAGATGTACGCAACATTACCCTtgtaatgataaaactaacaaagaggttattaatgataaaactaacaagCATATCCGTTGTTGATAATTTAGTTTTTCAATTGTAGAAAGGGCATCAAACTTATCAGTCTGAatcttgttttttctttttctctaataGTATCACTAAGTCTACGTGTCTTTATAAATTcaattagaaaaacaaaaggaagGGTTATGCAAGGTGGAAGTATAAGCTATGTCAGGAAAAAGAATAATATGAAAAGAACATAAGGAAAATTTTGATATGCAGTTGTGTTTTCTTCCTCTCTCTGTCTCCTTCTTTTTTGACTAATAAGGTACATAATCATGTTTACAACTTGCtctctctttcttcatcaacacATGAGCTTTTACATAAACATGATTTcttatttcttcttttttgaTAGGAAATTTCTAAAAAGCCAACCTATTAGTCGTCTTCACATAAAGGCCAAcgaatcgtttattctttaaagATCCAATCTTTTGCTCATTTACAAAGAAAGAGCTAAATGACTTGTAACCTGTTATACAAGTTACCTTTGACTTTTTGACTTTTTCAAACCAAAAAACGCAATTGTACACCTTACTCTCTCACATCATCTTCACTTACTCTACGTTGTCCACCACCAACTACCACCATCTTCTAGAAAAACCACCACGACCCCAGCTGACCCTATCACCATCAGTGCACTACCCAGCACTAATACACCTACCGTGACCCCATCACACCACCAGTGCCCACTTAATGTTGAACTGCTCCGCTCTCTTGAACCCATCTCCTCCACAGACCATCTGTATCTACCACCGCAACGCACACCTATCAAAGCCAAGCCACTCAGCACGAATTTGAACTCATTCACCCTACCACGATTCGAACGCATCCACCCCACTCAAATCCCGACGACCCACACCTATTCAAGCCCCACTCTACATCATTGCCAACTGAAGGTGAAGCCCAAAGGTCATGGATAGCAAAGGATATGGATTTTGGGCTATTGAGGTAGTTGGTGAAGGGTGCGGCTGGGATGGGTGTTGATGTGTTTGTGTGGGTTGTGGTGTGGGCTGGGATCATGTGTGTTTATGGGATAGTATGGGTTGTGGTATTGGGCTGGGTTTTTCATGTGATTAAGGTGGAGGTTTTGGGGTTGGCTTTGCTAGTTGGTGAAAGTGGTTACTGATGGCAGTTTGGTGGTGTTTGTTTTGGTTGAGTGATAAAGGAGGTAGGGTGGTGGGTTGGGTAAGTGtgatttttttcttcttattttatttaatttttttatttttatattaaattacattGTCCAATCTAAACATGACATGTGgcattttaattaaatgaaatagaGTAATTGGTTATTCTAGATAGCCATTACATGGAAGCTCTTTCTTTGCAAAAATGAGCAAAATGTTGGATCTTTAAAGAATTAACGAAATGTTGGCCCTTTATATGCAGACGACTAATAGGTTGGCTTTTTAGAagcaatttttccttttttataaaGGGgtgatgaataaaataaaaaagtgtgGTGAAACAATAAACAATTTAGTTTATAATCCTATTTTTCCTAGTAGATATTTGTAGTCTTTTAAGTAAAAGGAGCAAGGCTCCTATTTCAAAACGAGAAACACTAACACATTATTTCGAACCTTAATTGAAACTATATGGGTTcaactacatgaaccaatacaAATTATACGAGAGATCATCAACGCTTGCCTTCACATCTCTAGTTTAGCATTGACTTTATCGCTAGTTTCGTTCACCAATACAATGTCATTAGCAAACAACATGCACCATATAACTTGTTCCTAGATAAGTCTTGTTATCTCATTTAGAATTATTGTAAGAAATCCTTTGTTTCTCCTCCACATGTCCAATCATTGGTTTTTACTTCCTCGCACATATTTTGAGCTATATAAATGTGATTATGTTGCATACTTGTCTTCTCATAACCAACTAAGTACTTCCATTGGTACTTTGTCATATGGCTTTAGCCaggaaaaaaatatagagaaaTGTGAATTCACTTTCTAGAATTTTCACTTAGTAATATAGTTTATGAAgcaagtatatattaaatttcCCTTAATCCCCTTACAACATTAGaagttctttttcttttttcaaaagGAATGACAAAAGTTGAAATTTTGCTGAAAAATGACGTAATTGGTCAACTCTTGTGATATATTGTCACTGATTTAACTTTCAAGCAATGCTGTGTGTAGTAGAGGTATAGGTTGTTGCAAAACATTGCATGCCCATGTTCAGTTGATGTTGCTAAATGCCAATTAATGCCAGACCCATGGTAGTGCTGGTTAGTTCTTACCATTGTAAGACTGTTAGGCAGATATCTTGCTAGGTGAAGGCTGTTATGATCTAATTTGTAAATCATGCTTCTGTATAAAGGAAAGTAATCTTGGAAATTGGCTCGCTACGGTTGTTCTTATTGTTAAGCTCAGAATTGTATTAGGCTTGTTTGGAACTTGATTAATCGGCCATAACATGCTAAAATGCATTTTGAAATTTCTTAATGCCATATATTTTCAATATTGTGTGACCTGAAATCAGGGATTTATTGTAAagcttataatttaaaatctgcATTTAGGGATCTGGATTTGAAGATTTTATGATGGAACTCTTTGTTTAGTTGGtgataaaaatattgtttacaTTACCACTAAGACATTGTTGGGATAGAGTTCTGGTACTTCTGACGAGGTGAAGAACGTGATAAGAGCTATAGTATGTTGGTGACTTGATTTCTTGGTGACTGGAGTGTTGTTCTCTTCTTCAAAAACATCTTGAACATTCATTTTTATTCCGTGGGTCGTTATTGTAATCTTCAGATATGCAGGTAAGAGTTTCATGTTGAAgatgcttatatatatatatacatcatttATACTTCAGTTTGTAAATATCTTGCAAATATCACATTTAGATGTATGCTACTACTTAGACATCCATTGAGCGGCTAAGCCATGACTGAAGTTGTGAGAAAATGGGAGTAGGCAGAAGAATCATGTAAACTATTTCTGTGAGCGAAAAAGATCAAACTTAACATATTTTGTGAGGGAGGGGAATCCTATTTCTTCTAGAAAGATGTTGCAATTAAatgttttcatttctttttgttaGATATTAAAGCAGCGTCTCAACATTGTAATGTTCAGCTATCTTCTGTCTAACTTCTAGAGGTTGAATGCATCTGAACCTTTCCTGGTGGTTGTCATTGATTCATTCATTCCTTTATTTGGTCATTAAGATCATTTGGAGCTGTGGGACTGTCAGGAGTTGGAAGAGATTCATGTTGTGGCCCTAAACCAACATATTGTTGCACCACTAACACAGAACTTGTTGCTGCAAAATCTGATGAAGCTAACATGTCACCTATTGCTCCAAGCTCAGGACACTCGCTCCAGTCTGTTAGACCGGCTGTAAGTGGTGATATAATGCCTTGTCCTCTTCCCACTATGTAAAGATCGTGAATGCTATCTATTGCTCTTATGGAAGCCACCGTTTCCTCCCCGTTGTTTACGATCCTCTCTGAATATGTAATTGAGTCCCTGTCGGAGATCCTAATTTTGAAATCATTAATATACTTCTCATCTAATTGCTTCTCTTGTTCTGCATCAGTTATCACAGTCAACACTCGTGGGTCCACAGGCTCGCGGCTCGGTTCGACATGATTTGTTCTACTAGCATCATCACCTGGTATGAACCGCATTACAGTAACGGTGATGGTTGGATGTTCCGACATTCTCAATGCATATGATAGTGCCTCCCTGTCATCTGGTCCACCAAAGAAGAGCACTGCTATGTTATGAGACACTTGGTTAGCAGCCAAACGGGTTGACCCACTTAGCCCTCTATCTACTAGGATCCCAACTGAGCAAGGGGAATTGGCTAATAAATTCTGGTTTATTATTCGAAAGGCTGGGTTTGTTGATTCCATGCCCCCATCTACTGTTTGTTGCTTATGGAAGGGAATAATGATAAGTGCAACTCGCTTTTCTTCTGCCAAGTGGCAAATATCTTCGTGCATTGTAGAGTAGGGGGAAATTGCTGTGAGGGGCTGAACTGAGACAGATCCAGATTGAGCATGCTGCTCATAATTCTCAAAGGCATTGATGATATGATCTGACTGTGCCTGTGTTCTGTTGAGGGCTGGTCGGCCTGACTTTCTGGTATTATGGACTATGAGCATTGCTGATGCTCGTCCTGTAAGTTCTACTAGATGCAGTACATACACACATATTGGGGATCTTCTTGTTGGGTGGCTAGCTTCCAGGAGATTTATGATGGTCGGCACATTTCTTGGGGTGTGGATGCAAGTCAATATTCTCAGTTCCCCATCTGGTTTTGATTTCTGTATGGTTCTTCTCTTATATGCCACAGTTCTTCTTGCTGGCCTGTAAAGTAACGTGACCAAGGGACCAATCACACTAGTCATCATCAATGCTGAGATTACCATGATTGAAAATGAAGCATCATCTAAAACCTGCAACAACATAATTGATCTCAGGGGGGCAAAATTTGTTCAAGggtaaattaattttatctttcTTTATTCGATATGTAATTtgatctttcctttttttcattctttttgtaAATAGTCAGGAAATCTAACCTTTTGATCCTTTCCCACATTTAGGACGATCATTTCGACTAAACCTTTGGTGTTCATGAGCAAACCGAGGGTGATTCCTTCACGGATGGGCATGTTGTAAAAGTAGGAGACAGCAGCTGTGCCAGCAACCTTGCCAGAACAAGCCAATGCAATGACAGCCAAGAGATTGGCCCAGACTTTAGGGCCGCCGATTTGACGAATATCAGTCTTAAGACCACTAATGGCAAAAAACAGCGGAAGTAGAAGGCCTGACACGAAATCTTCAAGCTTTTCTATTAGGGTTACCCCTAAAGGTCCATTTGGAATGATAAGGCCAAAGACAAAAGCACCGAACACAGAATGTGTCCCTATGGCATCTGTGATGAATCCTGAGATCATAACCCCCGTAAGGATAAGACATATGTAAAAGTCGCTGAATGGCTCACCCTCAGGTGTCCGACGAATCATCCACATTATGATAGGGCGAACCAAGAAGATGCACACGACCACGAAAGCTGTACTCGAAAGAATCACCCAAAGAGAAGTTAGAGCAGAGGCATCAGTCTCAGCTAGGGCAATCGCCAAGGCTAAGAGAATCCAAGCACAAATGTCATTCACAAGGGCTGCTGACATGGAGATCCGCCCAATTTCTGTGTTGATGAGCTTGAGCTCCGCTAGAATCCTAGCTAGCACAGGAAAAGCTGTGACAGCAAGGGCGACGCCAAGGAAAAGCACGAAAGTCCCGTGATGAGTGTCGTCTTCTTTGTGTTGCATTAAGAGGGAGAAGGTGCATCCGATGAGAAAGGGTAAGATCATTCCGCCAAGTGCAATGCTAATTGCTTTTCTTCCTGTGCGCTTGATTACCGCAATGTCCATCTCGACCCCTACGAGAAATAGGAAATACAATAGTCCAATGTTTGCCATTGTTTCCAGCACCATCACACTTCTTAGAGGGAACATTGTGTTTGCAAAAGTTTTATTTCTCCCCAAGACTGACGGTCCGAGTATAACTCCACCCTGTGGGAttaaatacaaataaacaaGCAAAATTTGTTAGCATACTTTACAAAATTCACCAATGTGCTCTACATATACATATGCCATCAAAATCTAAGTAATTTTTAGGTACTCATGCAGGTCCCTCTAGTATCTATTTAAGGACCTAGCAGGTGAGGAGAATCCCAAGACAAAGCCCTCGAATCGTAGCTGCTCCTATTGAGCTAAGCTCCTACCTCTTAATTAACATCAAAAACTATGTATAATAAGATTACAGATTATATAATTTGAGACATACATAAAGaatatgtttaattttattaatttttttggcaaTGTCTTTTCCTTTTGTAAAGAAGGTTGAAAAAGATGGCCTATGATTCTACATTTTACCTAATTTTCTCTTCGTTCTTTTgattttgtctcttttaattaagTAAACTCTCAAAATCAAAGGAACAAAGAAGTTAAAATTGCAACGATCGAGTCatgaaatcacaaaaaaaagtaTACTTACGAGGATTTCAGCGATAACACGAGGTTGGCGAAGAGGTTTGAGGAGATAAACAAGAACGCGAGTAACAATAACGACTATTGTTAATTGCAAGATAAAAAGTGGTAAAGAATAATCCAAGGGATTATCTCCTTGCCATACACCATTTGTTGTTATCATTGTTGGTGCATAACATACAATGGGGCTAGCCTCAACCGGAGGCGTTATCGTGCTTGTATTTTGTGCCATTCTTATTCAAGAAAGATCAACAAAATGGATATACACTAAACCAATCAATTGATCACTTTCGTTTGAACTCAAACTatgtatttagtttggtatttaatttaatttattttccccTTGAATATAAACACATACTAATTACAATAATGATATGTTAATAATCATTTACAAGTTTGGcagtttgatttactttatttcCCTCATaatctaagaaaaaaaaaaaatctacccTCTTTTGCGTGTTTGATTGGTTTTAGAGATGTGATGAATAAAATTGTATAAtgctaaaataaaaattctatttaagagaatctatttttattattggtaaaagcaataaaattggggagaaagagagaaaaagataTGTGGGTTATTTTAAGTTATCTTCATTTTGTTgggattttaatgttttttgaagaatgaaaggaGGAATAAAGGAAATAAGTACTAATATTTACTTTCCTATGATTGTCCGTTTAAAATGGAGTTTTATCTCTGTGGTTATAAATTTGAGTGCTTAGATATAGCTCCTATTTTAAGgaacaaataaaatatcattCTATGTAATCATTTGAGGAGTAAATATACTATCACTTGGTctaattgttttttctttttctttttcttttttctttttggttaGGTAATTGGTTCATTCATTCGAGTAGCTAATACCCCTTCGTTTCAGTGACTTTATCTTATTTGGTTTGGGCACGTtagcaaaaaaatattaaaactttttgatgagaattcagtccacaacgtccaagatcatcaagttacggttcctacaacacaagctacggtccatgcgttacttagccacgcaaatgtcaagcaaatggctgctaatttcgtgggattctcttcaaagaaatcctttattacttgccttaaatgggaagttgaataaatgggaagttgaatagatgagaagttgaataaatgggaagttgaatacaagcagcaacctgaattctagctttaatgcttaaatgggagttttttttataggagaaatgcaagagtttttaggagaatatggacggttcaaagtagcttaattagccttaatttgttgtttaaatagctattaataaagggtcattattagccttaaatgcttaacattaaaaaggcttaattctagcttttgtttaatgctttgttttctgatttttgtaagagggaaagttaaaaggttccttgaagggaaagttaaaaggttcattgagggaagttaaaaggttccttgaaggcttgtaacacttgcattatttttagtataaaaggaactcattgccatgcattttaggcaagtgagattgaaaacaaaattctgattttctttgtgaatttctttgtgcttactttgtgttgcacgcccccttttattcttattacttagtgtttgagagtaaaagctttgagagtttaaaatacttagtgaatttttgctgctcaaagaaaccatccaatctagaataagtttctatgttgcgtgggtgttctcttgtttcgttccttgttaagcttgttttttagctaattcatacactctaaaacTGTCCTATTACACTTCCACATCACTTTTGTATTTCTAATTATActgcataactaaaaattataaaattattgagAAGTATTCCATTGATGATTGGTGATAATATGTATTAATAAAGTGTAATTGATAATAACGAAAAGTGTGTTGTGGTGTGAAGGAAAATGATTCACAAATTATGAAGAAAGATGCTCcatgaaatgaagaagaaaattttGGAGCAAATGAGTATATTGAATTATGCTCTAAaaccagttttttttttttttttttctactccTACGTTAGTTGTTAAGTTAGGGGTTAGTAGTAACGGGAATGAATAAAAGTGTGGCATTATGTTATGGAAAGTTGTTGTTTATTAGGATTACATGGTGTAGTGTTCAATTAATAATGGGTTAGCAGTCTAGTTTTACTTGGTTAGAAGTTCATTTATAAATAGTCTTTTGATGTAagtaaaaattacctaaaataatctaatttttttatgatttttctacaatgaTTTCATCTCTTGATTATCTATGAATAATTCGAACATTAGGAGGGTTTTGCGTAGAGTAAATTTGCGTAATCCAATAACCTGCTATagtattcaccaaaataataaactgaaaattaatttaaatttagagaaaaattttgaaaatttccgTAAAAAATTCTGAACAGAAAAAGAAATCATTAAatctttttaaacatttttttaacaattttttcgacattttaattttaatttatcattttttaaaaaaatgaaccttgctatagcaagtcacccgcttaccgggtttactcttggaaaataccccttaaagttgggattattcatggttaatcaatagatggaATTATTGTATGGAAATCATAAataggttgaattattctaggtgaTTTATCCTTGatgtaatttgtaaatatgtgaaatatataaattagtatGCATGTCATTTGGCAATGTATGTCATTAGGATTATGATATTTTTTGCAAGTATTTCTAAATTCCATCTAAAACTTTGGCAATGTATGATACACGACAGCACACCTAAAGAAATATCGGGTAACTCTTTAGATATAGCTTAATTCTTGAAGCCTGATGATGCTATTTACCGTCTTCTTCCTAATACAACACTCTAGAATTGGAGACGTAAGGTGAGTCACCTCATAGATATGTCTAGTTATATATCCTCCATAGTTAGGTTGAAGCCTATAAACTGTAGGTTCGCTAGGCTAGGGTGTAGTAATAACCTAATCCTGACTAGTTTCTTGCTTACATTGCCTTGATCGAGGACCAAGATCTTCAACTTGGCTATCAGGTGGGACATCAACATTGCTAGAGCCTAGAAGGACTAGTGTCTATCTATGTGCAAACCCGTATCACAGTCCAACCTATAGGTTATCCCATATAATTTGTTTGAGTTTGTCCCTGGTACACAATATATCTATCATCGTCGTCACTTGACCTCGAGAAAACTATGCTCGCTCACAGGGTCATATATAAGAGTGCACAACACACATGTTCAAAGGTGCTAGACCTCTAAGCCTGACTTTGTCTCACCATTTGCTTTTGCTTAG
This region includes:
- the LOC130820688 gene encoding nuclear intron maturase 4, mitochondrial, which codes for MRFLRLSNFCKNGFFSVTLHGFSTAKASATARIYMGISRAFFSTFQETKNDDVEKMTLVKSLASVIVESSFDDNVKDNSRPEMGRIGMKRLLEMRAKKRVKQHYVNGKFYDLFMKVIADPKTLLDAYNCIRVNSNVGVVTLENAGICFESLAEDLANDRFDVEANTFKVSTRGRATKESLVLPNLKLKVVQEAMRIVLEVVYRPYFSKISHGGRNGRGHLSAFKYICKEISNPDWWFTVLVSKKLDSVVLAKLLSTIEDKINDHRLCKMIRSMFDAQVLNVEFGGFPKGHGLPQEGILSPILLNIYLGLFDDEFHRMSMRYEALDSSSKHDEKASQSKLRSWLRRHIKYNAENPIDCETSGLRVYSCRFMDEIFFAVSGSKAAAISLKSEVQSYFQGCLHLDVHCDTEIVQCSSGQGVRFAGALVLRIIRDSPAVRAVHKLKEKVKLFALQKQEIWDAGTARIGKKWLAHGLRKVKESEIKHLVDHNSLLSKLSCYRKVGMETDHWYKQLIKIWLQDVQAKAASSEEFILSKYIAEPSLPPMLRESFYEFQRLVEEYNCSETESLRSLLPSCELSQQSEAITKVIAPINVLKKRLLRYGLVNDEGYAHGVRALILQDSNQIIDWFSGIGHRWLRWYSDSENFGELKIIVSDLVRKSCIRTLALKYRIHESEIEKCFESQLSRISLSLNVEDGNSEDTLDSCAHNNDEASMYGILYSGLCQLSLARMVSESRPCNCFVTGCSAAAPCVYILHVMERQKFPGWNTGFSSCIHSSLNRRRIGLCKQHLKDLYMGDISLQSIDFGSWN
- the LOC130821568 gene encoding cation/H(+) antiporter 15; translated protein: MAQNTSTITPPVEASPIVCYAPTMITTNGVWQGDNPLDYSLPLFILQLTIVVIVTRVLVYLLKPLRQPRVIAEILGGVILGPSVLGRNKTFANTMFPLRSVMVLETMANIGLLYFLFLVGVEMDIAVIKRTGRKAISIALGGMILPFLIGCTFSLLMQHKEDDTHHGTFVLFLGVALAVTAFPVLARILAELKLINTEIGRISMSAALVNDICAWILLALAIALAETDASALTSLWVILSSTAFVVVCIFLVRPIIMWMIRRTPEGEPFSDFYICLILTGVMISGFITDAIGTHSVFGAFVFGLIIPNGPLGVTLIEKLEDFVSGLLLPLFFAISGLKTDIRQIGGPKVWANLLAVIALACSGKVAGTAAVSYFYNMPIREGITLGLLMNTKGLVEMIVLNVGKDQKVLDDASFSIMVISALMMTSVIGPLVTLLYRPARRTVAYKRRTIQKSKPDGELRILTCIHTPRNVPTIINLLEASHPTRRSPICVYVLHLVELTGRASAMLIVHNTRKSGRPALNRTQAQSDHIINAFENYEQHAQSGSVSVQPLTAISPYSTMHEDICHLAEEKRVALIIIPFHKQQTVDGGMESTNPAFRIINQNLLANSPCSVGILVDRGLSGSTRLAANQVSHNIAVLFFGGPDDREALSYALRMSEHPTITVTVMRFIPGDDASRTNHVEPSREPVDPRVLTVITDAEQEKQLDEKYINDFKIRISDRDSITYSERIVNNGEETVASIRAIDSIHDLYIVGRGQGIISPLTAGLTDWSECPELGAIGDMLASSDFAATSSVLVVQQYVGLGPQHESLPTPDSPTAPNDLNDQIKE